From the Mycoplasma putrefaciens KS1 genome, the window ACTGATGCTGAACTACAACCAGTTAATGGTAATGTTAATGTTCACATAGCTGCTAGAGATAATAATATTGATAAAATCCCTAAAGAAGAACTAGAAAAACTTGAACCATTAAGAAAACAAGAAATTGATGCTATTCCCGCTCCTGAAATCCCACGAGCAATTGATAACCAAACTACTCCTAAACCAGAAATTGAACCAGGTGAAATTGAAACAACTATTGAGATTGCTGGAAAATCAGTAAAAGCTGTTGTTATTGGGAGACCAACTTTTATTCCAACTCAATTTGATAAAGATAAAGGAATTGCAAATCCTAGTGGTTATACAAATATTACAGTTGGAAAAATTGTCAGTGTTACTGTAACTGAAGAATTAAGAAATGCTGTTAGAGAAAATGCAATTAGTGGGGAAGCTGGTTTGCTTAATGATAGTGCTTTTAAAGTAATTACTGAAGCTTTTGGTCGTAATGATACTCCAGAAACTGTTGGTGGAATTTTAAAAAATAATAAATCCACTTGAGAAAATATAGTTCAAAGGTTTGGTAAACTATTTGACTCAAATAATGTAAAAAAATTTTTAAAAGTTGAAGCACAAAATCAATACGATCAGAAAATCAAAGAATTTAAATCAAAAGAAGAAAAATATGCTTGATTACTAGTGAATCTAGACAAAACTAAATTTACAAGAATTGGAGATAGAGCTGAAGCTTATCTAAAAGAAGGATATGCACTAGATCCTAGAAATGCCTTTATCAATGAAGATGGTGTAATTGATTCTTATGGGTATAACATTCCTGATAAGTATAATACAGTAACAAGCCGAATAACTACAGATAATCTAACTAGAAGAGTCTTTGGATATAATTCACCATACACAAGATCATCAGATGATGTCAGAAATGGTGTTTATCCAGGTTGAAAAAAAGAAAAAATTAATTTAACTGATGACAATGTATTTAAAGAGTACAAAATTAAATCAGATTCTGGAATAAACATTTTTAAGTTAGAAAGAATAGATAAAGTTAATGATTCTAATTTATTAAATGAAGGTACTGTTGTTGAAATTGATGCTGCAAATCCTAAGGCTTATGCTAGAATGAAAGAATTAATCAAAAAATTTAAAGATAATAAAAATATTAATATTACATCATACAGAATTTTTAATATGGGTGCTTCTAACGGAAGTCAGGAATTTAAATCAATTTTGTCTGAACTTCCCAAAAAGTTACCTCAACTTGAATTGTTTTTTTCAGATAGACAAACTAATACTTCTAGTTTAATAGCTTTAGAAGACAAAGAAATCAAAGAATTATCACTTTATACGACAGGAAACTCATTAAGAGAATCTTGATCATTTAACCCTTGAGCTTTAAAAAACACATCATTTATTAATACTTTAGATTACAACGTAAGTAGAGAATATGCTAGAGACTTAAATATAGCTTCAAGAATCACATTTGATACTATTGCATTTGATGAACAAGATTACAAACATAATGGAAATGAATTCGAAAGAATTAATCTTGGTCTAAGAATGGTATATTATGCCAGAAATAATGAACCATTCTTTCAAGGAAGATACGGTGGTGGGCTAGAACCAGACCAACAACAAGGTGATAATAGCTATCCAACAGGATTAGATTTTTCAAGAGTTAAAAGTGTAAAATCTCTAAGAGGTTTACAATT encodes:
- a CDS encoding putative immunoglobulin-blocking virulence protein translates to MLIKKKKNRALLFLLTTAIGSSVLLTSVVYSATADGSLAKITSTIGETDAELQPVNGNVNVHIAARDNNIDKIPKEELEKLEPLRKQEIDAIPAPEIPRAIDNQTTPKPEIEPGEIETTIEIAGKSVKAVVIGRPTFIPTQFDKDKGIANPSGYTNITVGKIVSVTVTEELRNAVRENAISGEAGLLNDSAFKVITEAFGRNDTPETVGGILKNNKSTWENIVQRFGKLFDSNNVKKFLKVEAQNQYDQKIKEFKSKEEKYAWLLVNLDKTKFTRIGDRAEAYLKEGYALDPRNAFINEDGVIDSYGYNIPDKYNTVTSRITTDNLTRRVFGYNSPYTRSSDDVRNGVYPGWKKEKINLTDDNVFKEYKIKSDSGINIFKLERIDKVNDSNLLNEGTVVEIDAANPKAYARMKELIKKFKDNKNINITSYRIFNMGASNGSQEFKSILSELPKKLPQLELFFSDRQTNTSSLIALEDKEIKELSLYTTGNSLRESWSFNPWALKNTSFINTLDYNVSREYARDLNIASRITFDTIAFDEQDYKHNGNEFERINLGLRMVYYARNNEPFFQGRYGGGLEPDQQQGDNSYPTGLDFSRVKSVKSLRGLQFNDSQKPSNKPRLIKRLTLFNNQQEFEISTSELSQANLQNLDENNQFDPPKIYFSNGNNTRVIKITDSNLLSEPAKTNLRRYFKFNEMLKSTQTIEVPIGATQLKTQLEQMGYKVQNNSYKFS